One segment of Aquimarina sp. BL5 DNA contains the following:
- a CDS encoding T9SS type A sorting domain-containing protein, with the protein MKKLLLLAFLAHTTFSYSQTNLIQNGNLENWTSGQLNNWTLQEGNITQNQVEVTSGNSSALFIESATKPKIVASSYILESGKMYRLSFDYKVKSGSSSFGQQVISYKYGAADFDPYNSSSSIPQNFEWNTVNKEITPTTTEEWYFEISIASFINDDFEVYIDNIQIFDVNEPIPERDALVALYNATDGANWSDPWDLSTDYRTWNGLTFDENGKVSEISLFGQGMNGSIPPEIEDLTELKNLFIAAEENLTGPIPSEIGNLTKLESLNFFGNNLSGEIPSSIGNLSNLKVIDFQKNNLTGAIPSSIGNLPNLIRLNLRENELNGNIPPEIGNLFLLTTLDITNNELNGNIPAEIGSLSSLTALSLSNNELSGSIPPEIGNLINLESLWLNSNNLNNEIPDDLGNLTKLNVLSLFRNKLTGSIPDTFGNLANLNNLNLSINELEGNIPNSIWSLKMLNSILLDTNNFTGSISSDIGNLTNLYRLSIGQNDISGTLPNEIWSLTNLTHLQLNGLTNLNLWQIPETINNLTNLKVFDASYTNITGIIPDVLNLLPSLEDLLLQGNEISGNVPSSLSSLTNLRRINLSSNKISGSLPTINSTNISSFFITNNNLVFSDIEGILENYNTNIDYFNYSPQSKIDTEEVIVLNEGEETTLSVETTQNPNNLYQWRKNNVEIESATERSFTISNSSSLDVGAYDCIVTNNNVPDLALIRNKIILNVNVTLGIEDFDTAGIKAYPVPTKDQLVLSLGAINGEHITASLYGMLGNKVFEQKNLTDNQTLDFSYLQSGTYILKLQTNTKTYVSRILKQ; encoded by the coding sequence ATGAAAAAACTATTACTCCTTGCCTTTTTGGCGCACACAACTTTTTCCTATTCGCAAACTAATTTAATCCAAAATGGAAACCTTGAAAACTGGACTTCAGGACAGTTAAATAATTGGACACTACAAGAAGGAAATATTACTCAAAACCAAGTCGAAGTTACTAGTGGAAATAGTAGTGCATTATTTATCGAAAGCGCCACTAAACCAAAAATTGTAGCTTCTAGTTACATCTTGGAGAGTGGAAAAATGTACAGACTAAGTTTCGATTACAAAGTAAAATCCGGGAGCTCATCGTTTGGACAACAAGTTATTAGTTATAAATATGGCGCCGCTGATTTTGACCCATATAATTCATCAAGTTCTATCCCTCAAAATTTTGAATGGAACACGGTTAATAAAGAAATAACTCCAACAACTACAGAAGAGTGGTACTTTGAAATAAGTATAGCTTCATTTATCAATGATGATTTTGAAGTCTATATTGATAATATTCAAATTTTTGATGTTAATGAACCTATTCCTGAAAGAGATGCTCTTGTAGCACTATATAACGCCACAGATGGAGCCAACTGGTCTGATCCGTGGGATCTTTCTACAGACTATAGAACATGGAACGGATTAACTTTTGACGAAAACGGAAAGGTATCCGAAATTTCATTATTTGGTCAAGGAATGAATGGTTCCATTCCTCCTGAAATAGAAGATTTAACTGAACTTAAAAATCTATTTATTGCAGCAGAAGAAAATTTAACAGGTCCTATTCCTTCTGAAATTGGTAATTTAACGAAATTGGAAAGTTTAAATTTTTTTGGAAATAATTTATCTGGAGAAATACCATCTTCAATAGGAAATTTATCAAATCTAAAAGTTATAGATTTTCAAAAAAATAATTTAACAGGAGCTATACCATCTTCAATAGGAAATTTACCTAATTTAATAAGACTAAATTTAAGAGAAAATGAGCTAAACGGAAATATACCTCCGGAGATTGGAAATTTGTTTTTATTAACAACACTTGATATAACCAACAATGAATTAAACGGAAATATACCTGCTGAAATTGGAAGTTTATCTTCATTAACTGCACTTAGCCTAAGTAATAATGAACTAAGTGGAAGTATACCTCCTGAGATTGGAAATTTAATCAACCTTGAATCGCTTTGGTTGAACTCTAATAACTTAAACAATGAAATACCAGATGATTTAGGAAACCTAACTAAACTCAATGTTCTATCTTTATTTAGAAATAAATTAACAGGAAGTATTCCGGACACCTTCGGAAACCTAGCTAATTTAAATAATCTAAACCTTTCGATTAATGAACTAGAAGGTAACATCCCGAACTCAATATGGTCGTTAAAGATGCTTAATAGTATTTTACTTGATACAAACAATTTTACAGGATCAATATCAAGTGACATAGGTAACTTAACTAATTTATACCGTTTAAGTATTGGGCAAAATGATATATCAGGAACTTTACCGAATGAAATTTGGTCTTTAACAAACCTTACGCATTTACAACTAAATGGTTTGACAAACTTAAACCTTTGGCAAATACCAGAAACTATAAACAATCTAACTAATCTAAAGGTATTTGACGCTTCATACACCAATATCACTGGAATAATTCCTGATGTTCTTAATCTTTTACCTTCTTTAGAAGATTTGCTATTGCAAGGCAATGAAATATCTGGGAACGTCCCTTCTTCACTTTCTTCATTAACTAATCTAAGAAGAATTAATCTCTCCAGTAACAAAATATCAGGATCATTACCTACCATTAATTCTACCAATATTTCAAGTTTTTTTATAACTAATAACAACTTAGTTTTTTCTGATATAGAAGGCATATTAGAAAACTATAATACAAATATTGATTATTTTAATTACTCCCCTCAGTCAAAAATTGATACAGAAGAAGTCATTGTACTAAATGAAGGGGAGGAAACCACTCTATCTGTAGAAACTACACAAAACCCTAACAATCTATATCAATGGCGTAAAAATAACGTAGAGATTGAAAGTGCAACTGAACGCTCTTTTACAATTTCAAATTCAAGTTCTCTTGATGTTGGAGCCTATGACTGTATAGTTACAAATAATAATGTTCCTGATTTAGCATTAATTAGAAACAAAATAATACTTAATGTTAATGTTACTCTAGGAATTGAGGATTTCGATACTGCAGGAATTAAAGCGTATCCAGTTCCTACAAAAGATCAACTTGTTTTATCCTTAGGAGCGATTAACGGAGAGCACATTACCGCTTCACTTTACGGAATGTTAGGAAATAAAGTTTTCGAACAAAAGAATCTAACAGATAACCAAACATTAGATTTTTCTTATTTACAAAGCGGAACTTATATTTTAAAGCTACAAACAAATACAAAGACCTATGTGTCTAGAATTTTAAAGCAATAA
- a CDS encoding TerC family protein, whose protein sequence is MEQLFTLDSLFTLLMLVLLQAVLGFDNLLYISLESKKAPAEKQSFVRKMGVGLAIILRIVLLFVLMSLIQFFQDPFISLHDNSIIEFEFNVHSIIVLAGGVFIIYTAVKEIWHMMLLHEHEAAEKENKKSSTNKIIFWIVIMNLVFSFDSILSAMALTSHMEYIPQLILMSIAIVFGGVLMIVLADKVSDFLQKNRMYEVLGLFILFIVGIMLLSEGGHLAHLHLFENAITPMSKTTFYFVIIVLVIVDIVQGRYQKNLLLKKSQQESMAQKTEDK, encoded by the coding sequence ATGGAACAACTTTTTACACTAGACAGCCTATTTACACTATTAATGTTGGTATTATTACAAGCTGTTTTAGGTTTTGATAATCTCCTTTATATTTCTTTAGAATCCAAAAAAGCACCTGCCGAAAAGCAAAGCTTTGTTCGTAAGATGGGAGTTGGACTAGCTATTATCTTACGTATCGTATTACTTTTTGTATTAATGTCATTAATACAGTTTTTTCAGGATCCTTTTATTAGTCTGCACGATAATAGCATTATTGAATTTGAGTTTAATGTACATAGTATTATCGTTCTTGCCGGAGGTGTATTTATCATTTATACTGCTGTAAAAGAGATCTGGCATATGATGTTACTTCATGAACATGAAGCGGCTGAAAAAGAAAACAAGAAAAGTTCTACCAATAAAATCATTTTTTGGATCGTAATAATGAATTTAGTTTTTTCTTTTGATTCTATCCTAAGTGCTATGGCTCTTACCAGTCACATGGAATATATACCACAATTAATTTTGATGTCTATAGCTATCGTATTTGGAGGTGTTTTAATGATCGTTTTAGCAGATAAAGTATCTGATTTCCTTCAGAAAAACAGAATGTACGAAGTATTAGGTCTCTTTATTTTATTTATAGTAGGTATTATGTTATTATCAGAAGGTGGTCATCTAGCACATCTACATCTTTTTGAGAATGCAATCACCCCAATGAGTAAAACTACATTTTATTTTGTGATCATTGTATTAGTGATTGTTGACATTGTACAAGGACGTTATCAAAAAAATCTGTTGCTCAAAAAGAGCCAACAAGAATCTATGGCACAAAAAACAGAGGACAAATAG
- the polA gene encoding DNA polymerase I: protein MSQKRLFLLDAFALIFRGYYALIKNPRINSKGQDTSAVLGFVNSLFDVIKRENPDHLAVAFDKQGSKDRLEIFPEYKANRDETPEAIKIAVPIIQEILKAMHIPIIERAGVEADDLIGTIAKQAEKEGYKTYMVTPDKDYAQLVSENIFMYRPARMGNGIEIWGIPEVQKRFEVERPEQVIDYLGMMGDAVDNIPGLPGVGDKTAKKFIAAYGSMEGLFENIDQLKGKMKEKVAANQELGILSKKLATIILDCDVTFNAEDYEISKPDAKKVQGIFEELEFRRLTDQFTKIFFPSEAASTPTTTSSSSKKQAGQAGAGQFSLFGDNQESSSSSTSFSSRKTIANTEHFYQSVAPGMAMKLFLQNLLKQESVCFDTETTGLDPLTAELVGIAFSWEAGKGFYIPFPEDQKEAQELIEQIRPFFKAENIIKIGQNLKYDIKVLAKYNMEVKGKLFDTMLAHYLINPDMRHNMDVLSETYLNYTPVSITELIGKKGKNQLSFRQVPAEKQTEYAVEDADITYQLKEHFAPELNDANILSLFEDIEVPLLRVLADMEVEGINLDKEFLQSLSSTLDNDIKTLESKIYTEAGEEFNIASPKQLGVILFEKMKLVDKPKKTKTGQYSTAEDVLSYLAKDHEIIQDILDFRGLSKLKSTYVDALPNQVNQSTGRVHTDYMQTVAATGRLSSNNPNLQNIPIRTERGRQVRKAFVPRNEEYTLLAADYSQIELRIIAALSEEETMINAFKSGEDIHASTAAKVFNVPLEEVTREQRSNAKTVNFGIIYGVSAFGLSNQTDLSRSEAKELIDTYYKTYPKLRNYMSEQVDFARENGYVQTVLGRRRYLKDINSANAIVRGAAERNAVNAPIQGSAADIIKIAMINIHKKLKEGNYKTKMLLQVHDELVFDVYKTELESIQSLIKSEMENAYSLAVPLDVDMGLGDNWLEAH, encoded by the coding sequence ATGTCACAAAAACGTCTTTTCCTTCTTGATGCTTTCGCGCTTATTTTTCGCGGATATTATGCTTTGATAAAAAACCCTAGAATCAATTCTAAAGGACAAGACACTTCGGCTGTCTTGGGATTTGTAAACTCGCTTTTTGACGTTATCAAAAGAGAAAATCCAGATCATTTGGCAGTTGCATTTGATAAACAAGGGAGTAAAGACCGTTTAGAAATATTTCCAGAGTATAAAGCCAATAGAGATGAGACTCCTGAGGCGATAAAAATTGCAGTCCCAATAATACAGGAAATCCTAAAAGCCATGCATATCCCTATTATAGAAAGAGCTGGTGTAGAGGCTGATGATTTAATAGGAACTATTGCTAAACAAGCTGAAAAAGAAGGCTATAAAACATACATGGTTACTCCTGATAAAGATTATGCGCAGTTAGTATCTGAAAATATTTTTATGTATCGCCCCGCACGAATGGGTAATGGTATTGAGATCTGGGGCATTCCCGAAGTACAAAAAAGATTTGAAGTAGAGCGTCCGGAACAGGTAATCGACTATTTAGGAATGATGGGAGATGCAGTAGATAATATTCCCGGTCTACCTGGTGTAGGAGATAAAACTGCTAAAAAGTTTATTGCTGCATATGGATCTATGGAAGGTCTTTTTGAAAACATCGATCAACTGAAGGGCAAAATGAAAGAAAAAGTAGCCGCTAACCAAGAATTAGGGATTCTATCTAAAAAATTAGCCACGATTATTCTTGATTGTGATGTAACTTTTAATGCAGAAGATTATGAAATTTCAAAACCTGATGCAAAAAAGGTTCAAGGAATTTTTGAAGAATTAGAGTTCAGAAGACTAACCGATCAATTTACCAAAATCTTCTTTCCTTCAGAAGCTGCCTCAACTCCCACAACTACTAGCTCGTCCTCTAAGAAACAGGCAGGACAAGCTGGAGCAGGTCAGTTCTCATTGTTTGGAGATAATCAAGAATCCAGTTCGTCATCCACCTCCTTTTCTAGTAGAAAAACAATTGCAAATACAGAACATTTTTATCAAAGTGTTGCTCCTGGAATGGCGATGAAATTATTCTTGCAAAATTTACTAAAACAAGAGAGTGTATGTTTTGACACAGAGACTACCGGTCTTGATCCATTAACAGCAGAATTAGTAGGTATTGCATTTTCTTGGGAGGCTGGAAAAGGATTTTATATCCCATTTCCAGAAGACCAAAAAGAAGCACAAGAGCTAATTGAACAAATACGACCCTTTTTTAAAGCTGAGAATATTATTAAAATTGGCCAGAACTTAAAATATGATATCAAAGTATTAGCCAAATATAACATGGAAGTAAAGGGGAAACTTTTCGATACGATGCTGGCTCATTATCTTATCAATCCTGATATGAGACATAATATGGATGTTCTTTCTGAAACTTACCTTAATTATACACCTGTTTCTATTACTGAGTTAATTGGAAAAAAAGGTAAAAATCAACTATCCTTTAGACAAGTTCCGGCAGAAAAGCAAACAGAATATGCTGTCGAGGATGCTGACATCACGTACCAGCTAAAAGAACATTTTGCTCCAGAACTTAATGATGCTAATATTCTGTCATTGTTTGAAGACATAGAAGTTCCTTTGTTACGAGTTCTTGCTGATATGGAAGTAGAAGGTATTAATCTAGATAAAGAATTTTTGCAATCGCTTTCTTCAACATTAGATAATGACATTAAAACTTTAGAATCCAAAATATATACTGAAGCTGGAGAAGAATTTAATATTGCTTCGCCAAAACAATTAGGAGTCATCCTTTTTGAAAAAATGAAATTAGTAGATAAACCAAAGAAAACCAAAACCGGGCAATATTCTACAGCAGAAGATGTACTATCATATCTTGCAAAAGATCACGAGATTATTCAAGATATACTGGATTTTCGAGGGTTATCAAAATTAAAGAGTACTTATGTCGATGCGTTACCTAATCAGGTAAACCAATCCACAGGTCGTGTCCATACAGACTATATGCAAACCGTTGCCGCTACGGGTCGCTTAAGTTCCAATAATCCCAATTTACAGAATATTCCGATCAGAACAGAACGTGGAAGACAAGTCAGAAAAGCATTTGTACCTAGAAATGAAGAATATACCTTACTAGCTGCCGATTATTCACAGATAGAATTAAGAATCATTGCTGCACTTAGTGAAGAAGAAACCATGATCAATGCTTTTAAAAGCGGAGAAGATATTCACGCGTCAACTGCTGCAAAAGTATTCAATGTTCCGCTTGAAGAAGTAACAAGAGAACAGCGTAGCAATGCGAAAACGGTAAACTTTGGAATCATCTATGGTGTTTCTGCCTTTGGATTAAGCAACCAAACAGATCTTTCTCGTAGCGAAGCCAAAGAATTAATAGACACCTATTATAAAACCTACCCTAAGCTTAGAAACTATATGAGTGAACAGGTAGATTTTGCAAGAGAAAATGGATATGTACAAACTGTTTTAGGAAGACGCAGATACCTTAAAGATATCAACTCTGCTAATGCAATAGTTCGAGGAGCAGCAGAACGAAATGCTGTTAATGCACCAATTCAAGGAAGTGCTGCGGATATTATCAAAATTGCCATGATCAATATTCATAAGAAACTAAAAGAAGGAAATTACAAAACCAAAATGCTACTGCAGGTCCATGATGAATTGGTTTTTGATGTATACAAAACCGAATTAGAATCGATACAATCCCTTATAAAATCAGAAATGGAAAACGCTTACTCCTTAGCTGTTCCTTTGGATGTGGACATGGGATTAGGAGATAATTGGCTGGAGGCACATTAA
- a CDS encoding serine hydrolase — protein sequence MKKIIGFFISLCIIGCTTSKMEEKEVVLDQKQKPETEKIDSLSFFLDHYEKFFATNFNISECPGAAIVIVKDSTVIYKRGFGVKEIHTTDSVDVNTVFRIASLSKGVTSVLAGNLVDNNELQWGQSVNKSVKSFDLKDKAQAKRLKVNHLLSHTAGLYKYTNSKLIHKGLPLTSIISNFKRNGVVAKEGTDYEYQNAVFSVVEKVMENATEKSFEALLKERLFIPAGMENASSTFADIKQNTNVALPHKWNHYSKKYSLTNLHRNYYNVAAAGGINASISDMAEYLKVLLGYRPDIISKESLTEVFNPMICTSQKDTYVNLWDGVTDSYYAKGWRVLDYRDRTIIYHGGNVNQYKTQLMIDPENKIGVCVLFNGPNPFNGPVIPTFLNYYDFFADVSKR from the coding sequence ATGAAAAAAATTATAGGCTTTTTTATTTCTTTATGCATTATTGGGTGCACAACTTCTAAGATGGAGGAAAAAGAGGTGGTTTTAGATCAAAAACAAAAACCAGAAACGGAAAAGATAGACTCTTTGTCGTTTTTTCTTGATCATTATGAGAAATTTTTTGCAACTAATTTTAATATCTCAGAATGTCCTGGTGCAGCCATAGTGATTGTTAAGGATTCTACAGTAATTTACAAAAGAGGTTTTGGTGTAAAAGAAATTCATACAACGGATTCTGTGGATGTCAATACGGTTTTTAGGATTGCAAGTTTATCCAAAGGAGTAACTTCTGTTTTAGCCGGAAATCTGGTAGATAATAATGAATTGCAATGGGGGCAAAGTGTAAATAAATCTGTAAAATCTTTTGACCTTAAAGATAAAGCGCAGGCTAAAAGATTGAAAGTAAATCACCTTTTGTCTCATACGGCTGGATTATATAAATATACGAACTCTAAACTTATACATAAAGGTCTACCGTTAACGAGTATTATTTCTAACTTTAAGAGAAATGGAGTTGTTGCCAAAGAAGGAACGGATTATGAATATCAGAATGCTGTTTTTTCGGTAGTAGAGAAGGTGATGGAAAATGCAACAGAAAAATCCTTTGAAGCTTTGCTTAAAGAACGATTGTTCATACCAGCGGGAATGGAAAATGCTTCCAGTACCTTTGCAGATATTAAGCAAAATACTAATGTAGCTTTACCTCATAAATGGAATCATTATTCTAAAAAATATTCGTTAACAAATCTTCATAGAAACTATTATAATGTAGCTGCTGCAGGTGGTATAAATGCCTCTATTTCTGATATGGCAGAATACTTAAAAGTACTCCTAGGATACCGTCCTGATATAATTTCTAAAGAAAGCCTGACAGAAGTTTTTAACCCAATGATTTGTACGAGTCAAAAAGACACCTATGTTAATTTGTGGGATGGTGTTACAGATTCTTACTATGCGAAAGGTTGGAGAGTATTGGATTATAGAGATAGAACTATCATTTATCACGGTGGAAATGTGAATCAGTATAAAACACAATTAATGATAGATCCAGAAAATAAGATAGGAGTTTGTGTTTTATTTAATGGTCCTAACCCTTTTAATGGTCCTGTGATCCCCACTTTTTTAAATTACTATGACTTTTTTGCTGATGTTTCTAAAAGATGA
- a CDS encoding metallophosphoesterase: MRWIIPLILYVLIELYAYQVIRTISKNQWVQIVYLIFSLLIIGYVIYVFANYDRSVGPTKYSLRASGLLLVTLVPKLILVLFMFGEDIIRLCVAGYTYMTNTFFDGNATQYLPDRRKFISQLALGVAAIPFAGLVHGIFRGKYNFKVINHVLYFEDLPKAFDGFRLTQISDIHSGSFDEVAKIEYAVDLINEQQSDLLVFTGDIVNTMASEMDDWIDIFKGLKTPFYGKYSILGNHDYGEYVTWDTEEEKDANFEAIKEVHSKIDFRLLLNENAFVEKDGERIAIVGVENWGHNFKKAGDLTKASEGISKEDFKILLSHDPSHWEYEVKKHEDHYHLTLSGHTHGFQFGIEIPGFLKWSPVQYVYKQWAGMYNEMGRYLNVNRGFGFHAFPGRVGIWPEITVIELRKGVKPA; encoded by the coding sequence ATGCGCTGGATCATCCCATTAATCCTTTATGTTTTAATAGAATTATATGCTTATCAGGTGATTAGAACCATTTCTAAAAATCAATGGGTTCAAATTGTGTACTTAATTTTCTCTTTGCTTATTATAGGCTATGTGATATACGTTTTTGCGAATTATGATAGGAGTGTGGGGCCTACCAAATATTCTCTTAGAGCTAGTGGTTTGTTATTGGTGACTTTGGTTCCTAAGTTGATTTTAGTATTGTTTATGTTTGGTGAAGATATTATAAGACTTTGTGTGGCAGGTTATACCTATATGACAAACACTTTTTTTGATGGAAATGCCACCCAATATTTACCGGATCGAAGAAAATTTATTAGCCAATTGGCTTTAGGTGTGGCGGCAATTCCTTTTGCTGGATTGGTTCATGGTATTTTTAGAGGGAAGTATAATTTTAAGGTGATTAATCATGTACTTTATTTTGAAGATCTTCCTAAAGCATTTGATGGATTTCGTTTGACACAGATTTCGGATATTCATTCAGGGAGTTTTGATGAAGTAGCTAAAATTGAATATGCTGTAGATTTAATAAATGAACAGCAAAGCGATTTATTAGTGTTTACTGGAGATATAGTGAATACAATGGCAAGTGAGATGGATGATTGGATTGATATTTTTAAAGGACTTAAAACACCTTTTTATGGTAAATACTCTATTCTAGGGAATCATGATTACGGCGAATATGTGACCTGGGATACCGAGGAAGAAAAGGATGCTAATTTTGAAGCGATTAAAGAAGTACATTCTAAAATTGATTTTAGGTTATTGCTTAACGAAAATGCCTTTGTGGAAAAAGATGGAGAGCGTATTGCTATTGTTGGTGTAGAGAACTGGGGTCATAATTTCAAAAAAGCAGGAGATTTGACGAAGGCATCAGAAGGTATCTCTAAGGAAGATTTTAAGATTTTACTAAGTCATGACCCTTCTCACTGGGAGTATGAAGTAAAAAAACACGAAGATCATTATCATCTTACGCTTAGTGGACATACACATGGATTTCAGTTTGGTATTGAAATTCCTGGATTTTTAAAATGGAGTCCAGTTCAATATGTATATAAGCAATGGGCTGGAATGTATAATGAAATGGGGCGTTATTTGAATGTCAACAGAGGTTTTGGTTTTCACGCATTTCCAGGAAGAGTAGGAATTTGGCCTGAAATTACAGTGATTGAATTGAGGAAAGGCGTCAAACCAGCTTAA
- a CDS encoding lipocalin family protein, which produces MTGIDVNVELGVPLVVTVDCTGVILDETGTWSLDGNELTFAGTGLDSKTVTITLTDTTLSFTDEVEDLGAVALVFTR; this is translated from the coding sequence GTGACAGGGATTGATGTCAATGTGGAATTGGGTGTGCCGCTTGTAGTTACTGTTGATTGTACAGGTGTCATTCTGGATGAAACAGGAACATGGAGTCTTGATGGTAATGAATTAACATTTGCTGGCACAGGATTGGATTCAAAAACAGTAACTATAACACTAACGGATACAACACTTTCTTTTACAGATGAAGTAGAAGATTTAGGAGCGGTTGCATTGGTGTTTACAAGATAA